The following DNA comes from Triticum aestivum cultivar Chinese Spring chromosome 3D, IWGSC CS RefSeq v2.1, whole genome shotgun sequence.
TCAATTCTAGTTGGATGACAGATCCACAAATAGTGGCTGTAGGTTGTAGCAGCCCAATCATTGTCCTAGGGAGTATATACTTTGTTGGTTCTGAAACCTGACATGGATTTGGTAGGTGTGAAAACTAAGTTCCCTGATGCTGAATACGTTTGCAGGATAAGACTGGTACGCAGAATTCCAGTGATGGCGTTGATAATGAGAGTTCTGATCAAGATGTGGATTATCCTCGAAAGGTGCGAGATTGCTCAAAGAGagctgttattttgatgccttctcatttcataaaatcctgaaaCTCTTTCTGTTTTGACATGTTCAGAAAACAAAGGATGATTATAATCCAATGGAAACACCTCTGAATACACCCCAGGGGAAGAGGGCAAAGATAGCAACACCAACTACGGGCAACAGAACTGGTGTGAAGTGatctttattttatatttaatctgCTGAACTTGCATTGTTCTTAAGGCACAGGAATCTCActgcttgatgaacaacttgcgtGCAGGCTATGTCCATGTTGCGACCCCTCATCCAGCAGCAAAACAGGCTCGTAAGTCAGGTGACCATGTCCACGTTGCGACCCCTCATCCGGCAGCAAAACAGGCTGGTAAGTCAGGTGACCATGTCCACGTTGCGACCCCTCACCCGGCAGCAAAACAGGCTCATAAGTCAGGTGACCATGTCCACGCCGCGACCCCTCATCCGGCAGCAAAACAGGCTCATAAGTCAGGTGACCATGTCCATGTCGCGACCCCTCATCCGGCAGCAAAACAGGCTCATAAGTCAGGTGACCATGTCCACGTCGCGACCCCTCATCCGGCAGCAAAACAGGCTCGTAAGTCAGGTGACCACGTCCACGTCGCGACCCCTCATCCAGCAGCAAAACATGCAAGGAAGACACCTGAAAACAACGATGACAAGTCTAAGCAATCCGCTGGTCATGTCTGCAACTCATGCAACAGGCAAGATCTTGTTCCTTCTCTTTGAATCTGATCCCGTCTGGAGCATATGCTGTTGTATCCTCGCTGACACACTTCCCTTCTTCAGGACTTTCAGCTCCTTGAAGGGTCTTGGAGATCATTCCAGGGCGAAGCATGGCGACGCCAAGTAAGGTGGCCTGAGATATGCCGTGGACAGGCCCGAGCGAGGTGTTAGCTTAGGGGTGATGCTGGTGAACTGAATTTGGGTATCCGAGGCGGAGATGATGTGTAAAGAGGTCGCTTCTTTGGGTATATCGCTCCCCACGCACCATCAGGATGTTCTCTCTCTTTGACACCGTTATAGACCGGTGTTGGTGTGCTGTGCTATGCTACGAAATGCTGTTGATTATGCCGGGATCCTGGAATCACGTGGTTAATTATTATGGTTGGGTGCTGCTGTCTTGTTGATAAACATTCTTTTGTGCCGTATGTGTTTTTGTGGTGATTCATCATGCTTGTAAGTTGACCCACATTAGAAGGGTCTGCAAAAGAAACAATATACAGAGTAAACACCTCAGGTGCTGTAAATGGACTTTGAGCTGACAGCACATTCTGTGCATTCCCCTTCATAGCGGCATGGAAGATCACATGGCACTGAGACTCAAGTACTTGAGCGAGCACTGAGGTGTCTTCCCAGAATGGGGCAAGCTCTGGGCAGCAAAGGTCTGGATTTTTCTATGGCGCCTTGCCCATGACAGCTTGCGGACGCTGATGAACAACACTAGAACCTGGAGGATGCACGGCTGATCCTGCTGAACCAACCTTGTGCTGCTGCCATCGTTGAGACAATTTTCACGCGCTAAACCCTGAAGCTCAGCGTCAGGTAGGGGTACTCTTGTGTGAAGGTCGCGAAACAAGATCAAAGCATGAGAGAAGGCGCGGGTTTGCTTTTCACTATCACCAAGCACCTGACAGAGTTTAGGGAAGAAACGAAGTCTAACAATCAGCTTATGGTTACGTCACGGGCGAATGCTGCTGGAGTGGGAAAGTGTTAAGCGGACGCCATGACTTGTTTTGTTGCGATTGATGGGGCGGCCAGTCTGGGGTTCATCGGGTCACGCTGGAGTCTGAAGCCCTCGCCTGGTGCAGGCCTCAACTCTTGAGATTCTGACAGGCAGAACTTGGGGTCCTGTATTTTGAGGCTAGAAGCAACTGCATCCTCCAGCGGATGTGTCCTCCGCTGTCTGGATTAAGCACATGCCGGGCTTTGTTTTTAGGTTTGGTTGCCAGCGATTCTGCCGCAACAGTTTCAGGTTAATGGAAAGTGTTTTCCACATAAAAAAATACAGAcaaatattaaaaatactagatGATAAATGTTTTCCTTTTCTTTACTACCtgcttgttttctttatctttAGTAGTATAATGGAAAATTCCAGCGAAGTCTCATTGAGATAGTGCTCAATGACTCGCAATCCGCAGATATTCCTACAACGTTTGTTTTGATTCAGCCGGCAGATGTTTCACGATAGAAATTCAACTCCTTTTGACCAATCCAAGAACACCCCGAAAAATCAAGTTACGAGCAGAGCAGACTAGGCGAAACCGAACTGCAGAATAATATATAGAGCTTCCACACGGTATATAACATCAAAACATGGCTTTCCAATTTCCAGGTTTACCATACATCACCTCCCAACTATAATATCTTTACCGAATATTAACCGACATCTCAGTAGCTATCAGATTCGCCAAAAATATCAACGGCACAAAACCGGGTATATAAGAACCAACACCGTATGCAATACTTTCTAACACTAATCTAAGGCTGACAAGAGTACAGAAGTTGGAGACGGGGCATCAGCATCGGCATCAGCAACATGTTGTCACCAGCAGCAGCTCAAgcgtgcttggccttctcatgcgattgGAGCGCTGAAACACTGCCGAATGTCCTGAAAGAATCGACGAGAGCATAAAGCGTTAGATGTCAAGCTTGCAGACCAGAATACAAAGTTGTCAGGCTGTCTGCATACCTGCTGCACGACTTGCAGGCGTGGGCGCCGCCGACATATTTGGACTTGAGGTTTTGCTTGCTGTTCCCTGCAGGCGCCTTGTCGGCCTGCTTTGCTGGATGGGGAGTTGCCACATGGACAGTCTTCTTGTCATCTGAAGTAAATGGGGATTTAGTTGGTTAAAAACTGTTCTTACGACCGCACCGGCGTCCTGGCCAGATGGTGTTTCAATCTTTGCCTTCTTGTCAGGAGCAGGCGTCTCCAAGGCGGTTTCGGCCGCCCTCTTCCCGCCAACCTCAGGCTTTGTAGTGCACGAGAGTCAGATGAGACTGTTGAAGCAAATGGAAATGATGAGAACTTTTGGACCCGTACCTTAGGAGTGCTTTTGTCTTCCTGATCATTTGTATCCTCCTTGTTACTGGTATCGTCAGAGGCAGGTGTCTTCAAGTCAGTCTCGGCGGCCACCGTCTTCTCGCCATCCTCGGGCTGTAGTGCACAAGGGCCAGATGATGCTGTCGAGGCAGGTGTCTTCAAGGCAGTCTCGGCCGCCGTCTTCTTGCCATCCTCGGGCTGTAGTGCAAAAGGGTCAGATGATGCTGTTGAAGCAAATGGAAACAAATGAGAACCGTTGGATCCACACCTTAGGAGTGTTCTTGTTTTCCTCATCACCTGAACCCTCTTTGCTACTGGTATCGTCAGAGGCAGGTGTCTTCAAGGCAGTCTCGGCCACCGCCTTCTTGCCATCCTCAGTCTGTAGTGCACAAAAGAGTCAGATGATGCTGTTGAAGCAAATGGAAACAATGCGAACTGTAAGCTATCAGATCCACACCTTAGGACTGTCTTTGTCCTCCTCTTTGCTACTGGTATCCATCTCTTCACTACCGGTACCGTCCTCTTCAGAATCGGTATCTAAGCTACTGTACCCATCATCGGCATACTGGGAAAAAAGGTTTCATTGCCATCAATATGTCAAACAACTAAGAGGGTGAATGCACTTACATTATCATCAGCGAACACACTTACATCATCTGAATCTGAAGAAAAGTCACTATCATCCTCACCACTGTCAGGTTTATCTGTAACCTTTTTATCATCCTTTGTTGTTGGAGGCTTTACCACATTGCCTTAAAGATGGAACATAGAGAGGCACAAATGTGGTCCAAAAGTTATTAGTTCAGCCAGCTTAATGAGGAAACACAATTGTCCTTCAAGATTAAAATAATAAAAGACAAAATCTTCTTACCGACAATACGATTGGTCACTTGATTGTTTACAGTTTCCACTTCATCTTCGCTAGAATCAGACTCGCTGGAATCAGACTCACTGGAATCAAACTCGCTAGAATCAAGCTCGCTAGAATCAGACTCGCAGATAGGCACAAAAATCTTGTAACCACACGCAAACACACTGGCAGTTTTTGAACTGTGTGATAGCTCAAACTGTTTCTCAAAGATCAAATCACAAGGAATATGAGGGTGATTTTCAGCCGACAGAGTTCCAATGGCCCCCTTTTGATCACCAATTTTAGCAGATACTAGTATGCCGACACTTCCTTTCTCTGCTTCACCCAGGGCAACCTGTAATCAGAACATGCAAGTAAATCCGTTAGCTTAAGGAGAGACCACTGGCTAAGCTTAAGAGAATTGTACACACAAAGGCAATGAGGGACATGGCTAAACCTGTGTGAGATGAACAACACGCCCTTCACCAGGGTCGCAATAAACTGTCTGTCCCGGCTTCACTTCCACACCTGAACCAAAATAGCAACCAATAAGGCAATAAACACTTATAATTTAACCCAACAATGATATCTTTTTTACTAGTAAGAAAGATAGTTAATGTAGCCCCAACGAAGGGTATCACAAACTATATGATCATAAATGAAAACTGCTGCCTCAGCAAATAAAGATGTCTGCAGTACTGTTTTGGTATTCAGATAGAAAAAGGTGTATTAGAAAAAAAATCTACATAGCAGCAATGCCATCTCACTGCAACATAATGCCTGACAAACTATGTGATCATACATGAAAATTGCCGATTCACCAAATAATTAAAGGTTTTCTGCAGTTCTTTCGGTAGCCAAATAGACAAAGTTGTGTCAAAAATCTACGTAGAAGCAATGTCAACTCACTGCAACAATAATGTTTGACGACCAAAGAAAGCAAACCCTAACATCAGTTAGCACTGTTGAACTGCAAAACAGCTTGCTGTCCAATAACTCTGTCATGAACCGCCCGCCAAGGTGCAGAAGTATAAATTGTGTAGCTCCCAGCAGTGCTCAAGCCCGAGAAGGAACACACTATTCCACCACAAATCATCCATCCAACGAGGCGATATGCAAAAAATACGACTGCGAAGCATGTCACATACTCAACCTCAAGCAATCAAGCCCCACGTACGCAAACGAACCAGCTGAGCCTAAAACAGATCGTCTCCCAGCACAACGCACGGCCAGCGTCAGGAAGAAACCGCGCACCCGCAGCACGAGACGAGACGGCCGATGACGCGAGTGATCACCCATAATTCGAAGCGAAAGCTGTGGAAACCGGCCCGAGCCACCGCGAGAAAGAAGAAGACCAAATCGCATCGAGCGGAAGTATGGCTTACCCCAGAACTTCATCGTGGTCGCTCGGGGAGTCGAAGAGGCGGCCGCGCGAAAACCCTAGCTGATTGgagcgggagagggaggaggctcGGGTTTAGGGTTTTGGCGGTGGAGACGACGGAGGGGAGCAGGGGAGCGGACTCCAAATTTAAAGAGAGGCGGACGGTCCAGGGCCGTTTGATTCTTCTGCCTGAGATCTGTCCGTCCGTCCGTTGTTTTTCCTTCTTTATTAAGAAGAAAAAAATACCCAAAAGGCATCTTAGAGTCCGTAGCTTGCTTTCCTCTTTTTTTACTATATATAGTAGAATGTCCTTGTGTTGCCATGGCCCTCTTATTTTTTTCTGATTGCATATATAAACATAATGCATTTTAAATTTCGCATATATAGAAAAAATAGCCTGCAATAATTGAAATGCACTTCACTTGTAATGTACTTCGATAATAATCAAGTCCTCGTAAGTTGCTAAGGAGAAGCTCTGATGTTTTGCTTCTGTTTTGGATGAGAGCCCGCACCTATAGAACTTTTATTGCTAGTGGTATATTTCACTGGACGATTTAATACTGGACaaaaatgcatatatgaattcACGTCTTATCATGGTATTTTTCTCTGAATCTCGTTATTGTTTCATATTCATCGTTCTATTCAGATTTTGATTTCTTACCACATATGTCACATCAGTTCATGAGCTTTGCGAATTGCGGAAGACTTGATGGTGAGTGGTAGCAATGTCATATGGCATTCATTAAGATTTGTAGATACAACGGTTGCCATTATCCAAATACTAGTGGGCAGAGACGCGGCAGGCACGCCCGTCGGAGAGCCCGTGTGATGTCTATCATTTTTTTTAAAGGAAAACACTTCCCCTCGGTTGTTTGATCAGCGCTGGGTATCAGCCGGACCCGCTACCATCGGATCGGGTGCAATCGCACGGTTACCTGGCGTTCGCTCCATTACTCTCCATCCTTATCTACATGACGGCCACTCATCCCCTCATGTATGCCTCTCTCCTTGAGGAGGTTTCTTCTTCCTTCCGATCCAGCTGCCATGGGTATCCCTTCccagcaaacatgcccgtgcgttacaacaggagaaaaaaaatcacCCGTGGATAGCCAAATATAAGTATGGCTCAACACCCCTCACAGGTCGATGTCCTCTATTGTAACACATTGCTCCACCTATGTTGCCGATTATCCTCCTTTTGACCCTTACCGATGGTGGACATGGTGTCGACACAATGCATCCAACATGAAATCCCAAGACAATGATATCAGTCACATGTGATATACTCCTAGAGTTTTGTCCACAATTGCTTCAATTTGAATGCCGGAAATTATCATGTGTTTACACTTTGAAAAGTCATGTAGGCTCCAAAGTTTTGCCCACAGAAAAGGAAAGATTGATATAGTTAGATTGCTTTCCCTTCTATAGTGCAGAGAAGAAACTTCTGTCACTCACAGCCATAAAGAGACAAACTACGAGTACACAAAATAGGATAAATCAAATAGATTTTTTTGGAGAACAAAAAGGATAGCTGGATTCACACCTTCTCATTAGAATAAGAGTTCCTCCAAAATATATTTAGGTTCCACACATCGCACCATAATTGAGAGATGAAAAGAGCCGTTCGGAAAAGAAAAAGATCAAAAGAGTAGGAACAAAAACACACCAGTTACCTTCATTCCATTGGTTTCCACACAAAAATGCAATATGTTTAGAATTTATCTTACAATTATGCCCAGTCAAAAATATCTTACTATTCTGCCACTTTGTTTTTTTAGTTCTCTACAGTTTGTATTAGCACCTCTTTTGTGTACGTAGTTAATAGTTAAAAAGTCTAGACACAATTATGACGTGATCCTTGATAGCGCAAAATACCGGATGAGAAGTAATGCTTACACAAAAATTAAAATTTGTTCTAACTCATAGTATAATTGTTTGTCAGGCTTATACAAAGTATAATTGGAGAAAGATGTACATCATTATATGCATTCACCAGGGACTGGTCCAATACAACTAAACCCTTCAATAAGTACAGCCTAAAAGCCAGAAACATGAACTTTTAGAGATGAAATATATAGGCTTGTCTTCAGTCACCTTAACAACACATGATTTTAGCCGAGGACTAACACAACATCCATTTTGCAGCACATCTCTCAGTGGGAATAGCATCATCCATGACTTCAGGCACAGCTAGCTATGGGTAAGCACAAAAGGTAATGACGAGAGGGCCGTCCTATGTACCCTGAAAGAGAAACTATGTGATAGAAGCCCGCTTTCCCTCTCTTCTATCCCACCTAACCACTTCGGGTATCAGTGGCCTCGTGATCTCCATGAACAGAGATCACTACACAAAAACAACTATATGAAAAACTTGCTTGCTTCTTCGAATCTCGAAATAACAGAACATATAGAAAGTGTTTTTGTGATGAGACCATTCTCTTCGGGGAACCTATAGAAAGATTATCAGACGGCTTTCATACCCTtcagggggggggggttccttCAGAGCAATCCATATCAGAAGATTCACTCCCTGATTCATCAGTTGATGAATCATCAGTTAAGTCATAATCCGTGTCGAGATCCGATTCATCTGTTTCTGAATCATCAGTTAAGTCATAATCCATGTCGAGATCCGATTCATCAGTTTCTGAATCATCACTCTCTCTAGAATCATGATctggaaaagggggctgcccctgCCAGAACTCCTCAGCTCCTGGGGGGAGAACGTTTAAATCAAAAGGAAGAACAAGGGCGAGTAAATGATGGAGACTAAAAAAATGATTTAAGGTGGCATTGTCCACGGAGAAACCACCCCAAAGCCAAGTCACTATGGTATCTCCTACTACTGGTATGGCGCTAGCTAAGCTTGTAATTACTGTTGCTCCCCAAAAGCTCATCTGACCCCAAGGTGGTACGTATCCTATAAAAGCTGTCACAATCATTAATAGGAATATGACAACTCCGAGTATTCCATTCATTTTCATCATAATACTATGCTTCCTTGCCCGTGTGGAACATATGTGAGCATTATGTTTTTCCAACAAGTGATCCGACTGGAAGAAGTGTTATATGAGGACTTCGAGATCAAATAGAGAATCTGTCTCTCCATTCCTCGTGAGCCACTTATTTCTCCGAAATCAGAGATCAGAGTGATTTTCCTCCTTTTTCCCAAATAGTCGACGGTCTTACACCATTGGGATACTTCGGATAAACTGGAGTAAATATATGAGAGACCGGTGCTAAAACCTTTTCTCGAGATATATTCCAGATTCTTAGGGTCCTTGCTCTGGATCTTGCCCCCCCGGCGCGAAAGCAGTTGGTTCTGTAGTTTGAGAATTCTACTAATTCCAAGTattctattattattattaaataAGAGAATATAAAAAGTAAAGAGGAGAAGACATAACCAGAAAAATTGTGAGAAATAAGTTAATTTATCAAGTTGAGGCATTTCGATTTGGATTTCAAATAAGAAAGAAAAGACTCCGAACCGTACTTTTGCTATTTCTATCTATACAAAAAGAGATTTACTTTCCAAAATGGAATCTTTGTCATTCTGATGTGAATGAGGGAGGTCGTCTGCCCGGGTAGGGGTGACCGGAACCCTCCCAAGTCATCGCTCAAGAAAGCAC
Coding sequences within:
- the LOC123080202 gene encoding histone deacetylase HDT1 → MTENHRFWGVVVKPGETVKCDPGDSHYHISTIALETGKAEENVQVFVKIDDTRIMLATLSVDNHPHVLADLVFKREFELLHSSMTSNISFMGYKFDIIKRSHSCTKQGADSDEEVPLAIPLDFNTDGYKNNEATHGANNLIVPRPADAPSPIPKAKVEGTNSPGKRKGDDKDKTGTQNSSDGVDNESSDQDVDYPRKKTKDDYNPMETPLNTPQGKRAKIATPTTGNRTGYVHVATPHPAAKQARKSGDHVHVATPHPAAKQAGKSGDHVHVATPHPAAKQAHKSGDHVHAATPHPAAKQAHKSGDHVHVATPHPAAKQAHKSGDHVHVATPHPAAKQARKSGDHVHVATPHPAAKHARKTPENNDDKSKQSAGHVCNSCNRTFSSLKGLGDHSRAKHGDAK
- the LOC123075202 gene encoding histone deacetylase HDT3 isoform X2, with protein sequence MKFWGVEVKPGQTVYCDPGEGRVVHLTQVALGEAEKGSVGILVSAKIGDQKGAIGTLSAENHPHIPCDLIFEKQFELSHSSKTASVFACGYKIFVPICESDSSELDSSEFDSSESDSSESDSSEDEVETVNNQVTNRIVGNVVKPPTTKDDKKVTDKPDSGEDDSDFSSDSDDYADDGYSSLDTDSEEDGTGSEEMDTSSKEEDKDSPKTEDGKKAVAETALKTPASDDTSSKEGSGDEENKNTPKPEDGKKTAAETALKTPASTASSGPCALQPEDGEKTVAAETDLKTPASDDTSNKEDTNDQEDKSTPKMTRRLSMWQLPIQQSRPTRRLQGTASKTSSPNMSAAPTPASRAAGHSAVFQRSNRMRRPSTLELLLVTTCC
- the LOC123075202 gene encoding histone deacetylase HDT3 isoform X1, with the protein product MKFWGVEVKPGQTVYCDPGEGRVVHLTQVALGEAEKGSVGILVSAKIGDQKGAIGTLSAENHPHIPCDLIFEKQFELSHSSKTASVFACGYKIFVPICESDSSELDSSEFDSSESDSSESDSSEDEVETVNNQVTNRIVGNVVKPPTTKDDKKVTDKPDSGEDDSDFSSDSDDYADDGYSSLDTDSEEDGTGSEEMDTSSKEEDKDSPKTEDGKKAVAETALKTPASDDTSSKEGSGDEENKNTPKPEDGKKTAAETALKTPASTASSGPCALQPEDGEKTVAAETDLKTPASDDTSNKEDTNDQEDKSTPKPEVGGKRAAETALETPAPDKKAKIETPSGQDAGAVVRTVFNQLNPHLLQMTRRLSMWQLPIQQSRPTRRLQGTASKTSSPNMSAAPTPASRAAGHSAVFQRSNRMRRPSTLELLLVTTCC
- the LOC123075202 gene encoding histone deacetylase HDT3 isoform X3, giving the protein MKFWGVEVKPGQTVYCDPGEGRVVHLTQVALGEAEKGSVGILVSAKIGDQKGAIGTLSAENHPHIPCDLIFEKQFELSHSSKTASVFACGYKIFVPICESDSSELDSSEFDSSESDSSESDSSEDEVETVNNQVTNRIVGNVVKPPTTKDDKKVTDKPDSGEDDSDFSSDSDDYADDGYSSLDTDSEEDGTGSEEMDTSSKEEDKDSPKTEDGKKAVAETALKTPASDDTSSKEGSGDEENKNTPKPEDGKKTAAETALKTPASTASSGPCALQPEDGEKTVAAETDLKTPASDDTSNKEDTNDQEDKSTPKPEVGGKRAAETALETPAPDKKAKIETPSGQDADDKKTVHVATPHPAKQADKAPAGNSKQNLKSKYVGGAHACKSCSRTFGSVSALQSHEKAKHA